The region AAAATCCCCAGCTTAACCATAGCCACTTCACCGCCCTCCAGGTGAAAAATGCCATTGTCGATCAACAGCGCGATCGCCATCAACGCCGCTCTAGTGTTGACCTGGAGCAGCCAGATATTGTTATCAATGCCCACATTCACCAAAACCATTGCCAACTTAGCCTCGACAGCACCGGCTTCAGTTTGCACCGTCGGGGTTATCGTCCAGCCATGGGGCAAGCTCCCCTCAAGGAAACCCTGGCTTCTGCTTTGCTAACCATCGCAGAATGGAACCCGGAACACCCCCTCTATGATCCCCTCTGTGGCTCTGGCACATTTCTGTTGGAAGCAGGGCTGCAAAGTTTAAACATTGCTCCTGGCAAATTCCAGCCTGGTTTTTGTTTCCAGCAATGGCCCGATTTTGACCAAGACCTCTGGCAATACCTCCTTGAGGAAGCTAAAGCCGGGGAAAAAGATACACTCCAGGCCCCCCTGTGGGGCAGTGATGGCGATCGGGAGGTAATTCAGGAGGCTCAAAGCAATGCCCAACAATGTCAGCTAGGGGGAAAGATCCATTGGCAACAACTCAATTTTGCCGACATTGAACCACCGGCCCCCGAAGGGGTGCTAATTTGCAATCCTCCCTACGGCAAGCGCATTGGCCAAGCAGAAGCTTTGGGAGATTTTTATCAACAAATAGGGGATGTGCTCAAGCAAAGATTTAAGGGCTGGACGGCCTTCGTTTTGAGTGGTGACAAGGCTTTGACAAAACGCATTGGGTTGAGAACCTCCGCCCGTTTTCCTATTAATAATGGTGGTCTACCCTGCACTCTGCTGAAGTATGAGCTTTATTGATTTTCCTGGCAAGGCGATCGCCAAAACTTTCTGGCAAAAAACATAGCCAAT is a window of Synechocystis sp. PCC 7338 DNA encoding:
- a CDS encoding class I SAM-dependent RNA methyltransferase, translated to MLDLSALSATTRPYFATVARGLEEIAAQELSQLGAEQVKPEFAGVAFMGDRALLYRINLWSRLIYRVLMPMATVKAFNAQDLYRSINKIDWDEYLSLDQTIQINCTGKNPQLNHSHFTALQVKNAIVDQQRDRHQRRSSVDLEQPDIVINAHIHQNHCQLSLDSTGFSLHRRGYRPAMGQAPLKETLASALLTIAEWNPEHPLYDPLCGSGTFLLEAGLQSLNIAPGKFQPGFCFQQWPDFDQDLWQYLLEEAKAGEKDTLQAPLWGSDGDREVIQEAQSNAQQCQLGGKIHWQQLNFADIEPPAPEGVLICNPPYGKRIGQAEALGDFYQQIGDVLKQRFKGWTAFVLSGDKALTKRIGLRTSARFPINNGGLPCTLLKYELY